The genomic window TCCCAACGTCTCATCCGTCGCGGCGAAGACGGAACGGCGGATCATCCTGGTGAACCGCCCGTAGGAACCGCCAATTTTTTCGAATGCGCCGGCGGCCGGTCCGCCTGACACAAATTTAACTGCGTTCCGGGGAAGCGCCCCGGAAAAAGGAGATGTCCGTCATGCCTGAACCAGGCCTCGTTTCAGTGGTCATTCCTGTGTACAACGAGGAAGAATGCCTGCCCCACCTATTTCCCCGCCTCCGTTCCGCCCTGGAGGGGATGAACCGGCCCTATGAAATCATCTTCGTGAACGACGGAAGCAGGGACAGGTCCCTCCAGCTTCTGTACGAATTCTACAAAGCGAACCCGAAAAGAGTCCGCATCATCGACTTCAACGGCAATTTCGGCCAGCACATGGCCATCATGGCCGGTTTCGACCACTCCAGGGGGGATATCATCATCACCCTCGACGCCGACCTCCAGAACCCGCCGGAGGAAATCCCCCGGATCGTTTTGAAGATCGACGAGGGGCACGACGTGGTGGGAACGGTCAGGCAGAACAGGCAGGACCCGAAATTCCGCAAGATGGCCTCCAGGATCGTCAACTCCATCACCAACAGGATCACCGGCCTGCGCCTGAACGATTACGGCTGCATGCTCCGGGGCTACAGGCGGGACATCGTCAACATCATCAACCAGAGCTGCGAGAGCACCACCTTCATACCCGCCCTGGCCCAGAAATTCGCCGTGAATCCCGTGGAGATCCCCGTGGGGCACAACGAGCGGGAGCACGGCACGTCAAAGTACAGTTTTTTCCGGCTCATCCGCCTCAATTTCGATCTCATGACGGGATTCTCCCTCTTTCCCCTCCAGGCCGTCACCATGATCGGCATGGCCGTGTCGGCCCTGAGCTTCCTTTTCGTCCTCTTCCTTCTCCTCCGCCGCCTCATCGTCGGCCCCGAGGCGGAAGGAGTCTTTACCCTGCTGAACATCAACTTCTTCCTCATGGGGATCACCATGTCCTGCGTGGGCATCATCGGTGAATACATCGGCCGGATCTACTCCGAGGTGCGCAAGCGTCCACGGTACGTCATCCGGCGGGAATGGGACCATGACTGATCTCCGGACGGCGGTCTTCGCCTACAGCGAAGTGGGGTACGTCTGCCTGGAGGAGCTGCTCCGCCGGGGCGTGACGGTGGTTGCCCTTTTCACCTGCGAGGACGACCCCGGCGAGGAGATCTGGTTCCCCTCCGTGGCGAAGCTGGGCCGCGAGGCAGGAATTCCGGTCCATACCCCCGCTTCCCTGGGGGACGCCGAATACGAGCTTCTTCTCTCTCTCCGCCCCGACGTGATCTTCTCCTTTTACTACAGGTCCATGATTCCGGAACGGTTCCTGCAGATCCCGCCCCTGGGGGCCTTCAACATGCACGGCTCCCTGCTGCCGAAATACAGGGGCAGGGCCTGCATCAACTGGGCCGTCCTCAGGGGAGAGCGGGAGACGGGAGCAACCCTGCACCGGATGGTCAGGCGCGCCGACGCCGGGGACATGGTGGACCGGGAGCGGGTGCCCATTCTCTTCGAGGACACCGCCTTTGACGTGGGAAAGAAGGTTGCCGGGGCCGCCAGGCTCCTGATCGCCAGAAATCTTGACGCCATCGCCGCCGGAACGGCGCCCCGCATCCCCCAGAACGAGGCGGAGGCCACCCTCTTCGGACGGCGGACCCCAGCCGACGGAAAAATCGACTGGAGCGGGAGCGCTCCGGAGATTTACAACCTTGTGCGGGCCGTGACCCACCCCTTTCCCGGGGCCTTCGCCTTCCGGGAAGGGAGAAAGCTCTTCATCTGGGAAGCCCTGCCGGAGGAGTGCCTTGATGACGGGACACCCCCGGGCACGGTCCTCTCACGGTCACCCCTGAGGGTGAAAGCCGGAACAGGCTGTCTCCGTATCCTCCGCGCCCAGTTCGACGGAGAACCGGAGCAGGACGGCGGA from Aminivibrio pyruvatiphilus includes these protein-coding regions:
- a CDS encoding glycosyltransferase — protein: MPEPGLVSVVIPVYNEEECLPHLFPRLRSALEGMNRPYEIIFVNDGSRDRSLQLLYEFYKANPKRVRIIDFNGNFGQHMAIMAGFDHSRGDIIITLDADLQNPPEEIPRIVLKIDEGHDVVGTVRQNRQDPKFRKMASRIVNSITNRITGLRLNDYGCMLRGYRRDIVNIINQSCESTTFIPALAQKFAVNPVEIPVGHNEREHGTSKYSFFRLIRLNFDLMTGFSLFPLQAVTMIGMAVSALSFLFVLFLLLRRLIVGPEAEGVFTLLNINFFLMGITMSCVGIIGEYIGRIYSEVRKRPRYVIRREWDHD
- a CDS encoding formyltransferase, producing MTDLRTAVFAYSEVGYVCLEELLRRGVTVVALFTCEDDPGEEIWFPSVAKLGREAGIPVHTPASLGDAEYELLLSLRPDVIFSFYYRSMIPERFLQIPPLGAFNMHGSLLPKYRGRACINWAVLRGERETGATLHRMVRRADAGDMVDRERVPILFEDTAFDVGKKVAGAARLLIARNLDAIAAGTAPRIPQNEAEATLFGRRTPADGKIDWSGSAPEIYNLVRAVTHPFPGAFAFREGRKLFIWEALPEECLDDGTPPGTVLSRSPLRVKAGTGCLRILRAQFDGEPEQDGGSLGETFGEGSLLE